The Girardinichthys multiradiatus isolate DD_20200921_A chromosome 23, DD_fGirMul_XY1, whole genome shotgun sequence DNA segment TCGGTGATTGCGCAGATCAGTTATTCTATTCCAGAGGAAATGCCAAAAGGATCTTTGGTGGGAAATTTTGCACAGGATTTAGGTTTAGAGATTAAACGTGTTATATCCGGTAAAGCAAAGATCTATTCCAGGAATAGTGAGGAGTACGTCGAGCTGAGCAGAGAAAGAGGGGTCCTCCTTGTTAAAGAGCGAATTGATAGAGAGGCATTGTGTACGGAGATGGAGGTTTGTACTTTAGATTTCCAGATCATATTGGAGAATCCGATAGAATTTTACAGTGTTACAGTACAAATCACAGACATTAATGATAACGCACCGACATTTgagaaaagggaaataaaatttaaaatcagtGAGTCAGCCGTGGCAGGGGCAAAATTCGACCTAGAAAGAGCTTTGGATCATGACGTTGGACTTAATGGAGTTCAAATATATGAATTACGTCCGACAAATAATTTTGCTCTGAAGCTGCATAATAATCCCGATGGCAATAAAAACGTGGAGATGGTGTTACAAAAGCCTTTGGACAGAGAGAAACAGGATCAGATAAATCTGATCTTAACGGCTGTAGATGGAGGAGAGCCGCAGATGACAGGAACGATGCAAATTGTTATTACAGTATTAGACGTTAATGATAATGCTCCTGTTTTTACACAGAAAACATACAAAGCTGCAGTTAGTGAAAGCTCGCAAACTGGAACAGTTGTTCTCACCGTTACAGCCTCGGATAAAGATGAAGGTACTAACAGTAAAATAACATATTCTATCACAAACACACAGGGAACAATCAGACAACTTTTTGCAGTTAACAAAGAAAATGGCGAACTTTCTCTAACTGGAAACATTGACTTTGAAAAGAATAGGCACTTTCAAGTTAATATACGTGCAATTGATGAAGGAGGACTAACTGATTCCTGCAAGGTAATTGTTGATGTGTTAGATGTTAATGACAACACGCCTGAAATCAACATAATGTCCAAGTCAGGACTGATATCAGAACATGCTGAACTCAATACAGTTGTTACAGCAATAAACGTTGAGGATCTAGACTTTGGAGAAAACGGAAAGGTAAAATGCTTCATCACTGAAAATATACCATTTCTTCTAAAATCATCAACAATTAACTTCTATAGTTTAGTAACAGACAGTGAATTAGACAGGGAACGAGCCTCTGAGTATAACATAACAGTGACCTGCTCTGATGAAGGAGTCCCCTCCCTCTCCAGCAGCGTCACTCTCACCTTACAGATCTCTGATGTGAATGACAACGCGCCTGTCTTTGAGAGGAGCTCATATGAGGCCTACATTGTAGAAAACAACACACCAGGTCTCTCTATATTCACAGTGAAAGCCACAGACGCTGACTGGAACCAGAATGCCCGTGTTTCTTACATACTGGAGGACTCCTCTGTTAACGGAGTACCAGTCTCCTCATATGTGTCCGTTAGTGCTGATAGTGGAGTCATCCATGCAGTGCGCTCTTTTGACTACGAGCAGATCAAAGATTTCCATTTCCGGATCAAAGCGCAGGATGGAGGCTCTCCTCCACTCAGTGGCAACGTGACTGTTAAAATCCTGATCCAGGATCAGAACGATAACCCACCTCAGGTTCTGTACCCAGTCCAGACTGGTGGCTCTGTGGTGGCTGAAATGGTGCCTCGTTCAGCAGATGTGGGCTACCTGGTGACTAAAGTGGTGGCTGTTGATGTGGACTCTGGTCAGAACGCCTGGCTCTCCTATAAACTGCAGAAAGCCACAGACAGGGCGCTGTTTGAAGTGGGCTTACAGAATGGAGAAATAAGAACTATCCGTCAGGTGACTGATAAAGATGCTGTGAAACAGAGACTGACTGTTATAGTGGAGGACAACGGGCAGCCCTCTCGTTCAGCTACAGTCATTGTTAACGTGGCGGTGGCGGACAGCTTCCCTGAAGTGCTGTCGGAGTTCACTGACTTTCCACACGATAAGGAGTACAATGACAACCTGACTTTTTACTTAGTGTTGGCTCTGGCTGTGGTCTCCTTCCTCTTCATCACGTGTTTAGTGGTTATTATATCAGTGAAGATCTACAGATGGAGACAGTCCCGCATCCTGTATCACTCCAGCCTCCCTGTGATTCCATATTATCCTCCACGTTACTCAGACACTTTGGGAACAGGGACTCTGCCACATGTGTACAACTACGAGGTGTACAGGACGACTGACTCCAGAAAGAGTGACAATAAGTTTGGAGGAGCTGGTAGTCAGAACGTGTTGATAATGGATCCCAGTTCTACAGGGACGATGCAGCGGATACAGAGTGAGAAGAACATCCTGGATGAACCTGACTCTCCTCTAGAGgttagaatatatatatatatttttttttttgctttttattttgctttcaatCTTAGGTAGAATTTGAATAATTTATTAGTTTACCTGGTAACAttgtaatctgaaattactttTGACTGAAACTGGCTTGCGAAATGAATTTCTCTACTGGATTTTGTAAAACTAAGTATGTGCCAGAGATTAGTTGGCGTATGCAAAAGGCATCTGAATTTTTTGTGCCTTTCCTTCATATATCTATTCACAGCTTGGTGGGATTTGGGACTTCCTTTATTGGCGAAGTTTTGCGGTCTTTTATTTCTGTCCCTTATTCTAGTTGTGTATTTCAGAACCAGTGAAAGTGACACATACTTATCTATGAGGTGGAgctttatttctattttcttttttactcctTTCTTGTGTTTATATTAATCTTATGCGTTTGTTCTTCTATACATGTGTTGCAAATACGTTGCTGTAATGTTCAGATATTTTTCAGTGAGACTTTCCTTGTCACTATAATCTACGAAAATGAGACTGAAGCAATACCACTATCTTACTAGACGTTCTTACTCACagcatgttgttttttgtttttt contains these protein-coding regions:
- the LOC124860734 gene encoding protocadherin gamma-A11-like, whose translation is MKRQVLSFLSLVLIDSVIAQISYSIPEEMPKGSLVGNFAQDLGLEIKRVISGKAKIYSRNSEEYVELSRERGVLLVKERIDREALCTEMEVCTLDFQIILENPIEFYSVTVQITDINDNAPTFEKREIKFKISESAVAGAKFDLERALDHDVGLNGVQIYELRPTNNFALKLHNNPDGNKNVEMVLQKPLDREKQDQINLILTAVDGGEPQMTGTMQIVITVLDVNDNAPVFTQKTYKAAVSESSQTGTVVLTVTASDKDEGTNSKITYSITNTQGTIRQLFAVNKENGELSLTGNIDFEKNRHFQVNIRAIDEGGLTDSCKVIVDVLDVNDNTPEINIMSKSGLISEHAELNTVVTAINVEDLDFGENGKVKCFITENIPFLLKSSTINFYSLVTDSELDRERASEYNITVTCSDEGVPSLSSSVTLTLQISDVNDNAPVFERSSYEAYIVENNTPGLSIFTVKATDADWNQNARVSYILEDSSVNGVPVSSYVSVSADSGVIHAVRSFDYEQIKDFHFRIKAQDGGSPPLSGNVTVKILIQDQNDNPPQVLYPVQTGGSVVAEMVPRSADVGYLVTKVVAVDVDSGQNAWLSYKLQKATDRALFEVGLQNGEIRTIRQVTDKDAVKQRLTVIVEDNGQPSRSATVIVNVAVADSFPEVLSEFTDFPHDKEYNDNLTFYLVLALAVVSFLFITCLVVIISVKIYRWRQSRILYHSSLPVIPYYPPRYSDTLGTGTLPHVYNYEVYRTTDSRKSDNKFGGAGSQNVLIMDPSSTGTMQRIQSEKNILDEPDSPLENQ